A single Thermus albus DNA region contains:
- the nagA gene encoding N-acetylglucosamine-6-phosphate deacetylase: MLQGYILTPQGLLRGRLHFSEGIEAIEEAPVDGPLILPGFLDLHVHGGGGREVMEGQEGVEATVRFHLRHGTTGLLATTVTAPLPDLERALKGIRGAMEGPLGEAILGAHLEGPFLSPGRLGAQPPFPLPPDREVAEFFLSLAPVRVVTLAPELPGALELVRFLAERGVRVQLGHTEAGYEEALAALESGAMGFTHLYNAMTGLHHRAPGVVGLALERGKWAEVIPDGLHVHPAALKVALKAIPSLYFVSDAVAAAGMPDGTYPLGAHRVEKRKEGVWLGESLAGSTLTLDQALRNLVAWGIPLEEAARRLSLYPARYLGLSDRGEIAPGKRADLVVLDQGLKVLEVYLGGQRLL, encoded by the coding sequence ATGCTGCAAGGTTACATCCTTACCCCTCAGGGCTTGCTGCGTGGCCGCCTCCACTTTTCCGAGGGCATTGAGGCCATAGAAGAGGCCCCCGTGGACGGCCCCCTCATCCTCCCCGGCTTCCTGGACCTCCACGTGCACGGGGGAGGAGGCAGGGAGGTGATGGAGGGACAAGAGGGCGTGGAGGCCACGGTGCGCTTCCACCTCCGCCACGGCACCACGGGCCTTTTGGCCACCACGGTCACCGCTCCCCTTCCGGACTTGGAGAGGGCCCTAAAGGGCATCCGGGGGGCCATGGAGGGACCCCTGGGGGAAGCCATCTTGGGAGCCCATTTAGAAGGTCCTTTCCTCAGCCCAGGCCGCCTGGGGGCCCAGCCCCCCTTCCCTCTCCCCCCAGATAGGGAGGTGGCCGAGTTCTTCCTCTCCCTGGCCCCTGTACGGGTGGTAACCCTGGCCCCGGAGCTTCCCGGGGCTCTGGAGCTCGTCCGCTTCTTGGCGGAAAGGGGGGTGCGGGTCCAGCTGGGGCACACGGAAGCCGGTTACGAGGAGGCCTTGGCAGCCCTAGAGTCCGGGGCCATGGGCTTCACCCACCTCTATAACGCCATGACCGGCCTCCACCACCGCGCCCCTGGGGTGGTGGGCCTGGCCCTGGAACGAGGCAAGTGGGCGGAAGTCATTCCCGATGGCCTCCACGTCCACCCCGCTGCCTTAAAGGTGGCCCTAAAAGCTATCCCTAGCCTCTACTTTGTGAGCGATGCGGTGGCGGCAGCGGGGATGCCGGACGGCACCTATCCCTTGGGAGCCCACCGGGTGGAGAAGCGGAAAGAGGGGGTCTGGCTGGGCGAGTCCCTGGCGGGGAGCACCCTCACCCTGGACCAGGCCCTAAGGAACCTGGTGGCCTGGGGGATACCCCTGGAAGAAGCCGCCCGGAGGTTATCCTTGTACCCAGCCCGTTACCTGGGCCTTTCTGACCGAGGGGAGATCGCCCCTGGCAAGCGGGCGGACCTGGTGGTGCTGGACCAGGGGCTTAAGGTGCTGGAGGTCTACTTGGGGGGACAAAGGCTGCTCTAG
- a CDS encoding N-acetylmuramic acid 6-phosphate etherase, which translates to MTEQVARRYQDLDLWPAEEVLEALFEAQLRAVAALGPALTALREGAAAAAKRLRAGGVLAYAGAGTSGRLAVLDGVELWPTFGFSRVRFLLAGGEEALLKAVEGAEDRYEEGLAQGRSLGREDVMVAVAASGQTAFTLGALRGAKERGALTVALANNPQTPLLLEADHPVLLNTGPEPIAGSTRLGAGTAQKAALNLFSTLVMVLLGRVYGNRMARMRVQNQKLRERGVGMVREMAGVGEEEARALLEAYPDPALAALVALGVEPEKALALLEEKGVRGALGRGGGLGG; encoded by the coding sequence ATGACGGAGCAGGTGGCCCGGCGGTACCAAGACCTGGACCTATGGCCGGCGGAGGAGGTCCTCGAGGCCCTCTTTGAGGCCCAGCTCCGGGCCGTCGCCGCCTTAGGGCCAGCCCTCACCGCCCTGAGGGAAGGGGCGGCGGCTGCGGCAAAGCGGCTTCGGGCAGGAGGCGTTTTGGCTTACGCCGGGGCTGGGACCAGTGGACGACTGGCCGTGCTGGACGGGGTGGAGTTATGGCCCACCTTTGGTTTTTCCCGGGTGCGCTTCTTGCTGGCCGGAGGGGAAGAGGCCCTTCTTAAGGCGGTGGAAGGGGCCGAGGACCGGTATGAGGAAGGCCTAGCCCAGGGCCGAAGCCTGGGGAGGGAGGACGTCATGGTGGCGGTGGCGGCGAGCGGCCAGACCGCCTTCACCCTGGGGGCCCTACGGGGGGCCAAGGAGCGGGGGGCCTTGACGGTGGCCCTGGCCAACAACCCCCAAACCCCCCTCCTCCTGGAGGCGGACCATCCCGTCCTCCTCAACACGGGGCCCGAGCCCATCGCGGGGAGCACCCGGCTTGGGGCCGGCACCGCGCAAAAGGCGGCCCTCAACCTCTTCTCCACCTTGGTCATGGTGCTCTTAGGTAGGGTTTACGGAAACCGCATGGCCCGGATGCGGGTGCAGAATCAAAAGCTCCGGGAGCGGGGGGTGGGCATGGTGCGGGAGATGGCAGGGGTAGGGGAGGAGGAGGCAAGGGCGCTCCTCGAGGCCTACCCCGACCCGGCCTTGGCGGCCCTGGTGGCCTTGGGAGTAGAGCCCGAAAAGGCCTTGGCCTTGCTGGAGGAAAAGGGGGTCCGGGGGGCTTTGGGAAGGGGAGGAGGTTTAGGAGGTTAA
- a CDS encoding ABC transporter permease: protein MRSFLLRRVLLALATLWLASSLVFLFLLFLPGDPVQAILGLEASPAARQALERALGLDKPPWERYADWLTRTLRLDLGESIRYGKPVGELLEERLSLTLGLVLLGLGGALFLALPLALLALRFPFWDLALTGLMALLQSVPTFFLGVVLLYALAVHLPLFPASGFPGFSSPWEALRHLFLPALTLALSRAAILFRMARGSLLEVMGQDYIRTARAKGISEGWVLLKHALRPASLPLITVLGLEGGFLLTGAVVVEVVFALPGMGSLALTALEARDYPLLQGLVLVMAALIVLFNLLVDLLYGLLDPRVAYA, encoded by the coding sequence ATGCGAAGCTTTCTCCTGAGGCGGGTCCTCCTAGCCCTGGCCACCTTGTGGCTGGCCTCCAGCCTGGTCTTCCTCTTTCTCCTCTTCCTCCCGGGGGACCCGGTACAGGCCATCCTGGGCCTGGAGGCGTCTCCAGCCGCTCGCCAGGCCCTGGAGCGGGCCCTCGGCTTGGACAAACCTCCCTGGGAACGCTATGCGGACTGGCTCACCCGCACCCTCCGCCTAGACCTTGGGGAGTCCATCCGCTACGGAAAGCCCGTGGGTGAGCTTCTGGAAGAAAGGCTTTCCCTCACCCTGGGCCTCGTCCTCCTGGGGCTTGGTGGCGCCCTTTTCCTCGCCCTACCCTTGGCCCTGTTGGCCCTTAGGTTTCCCTTTTGGGACCTGGCCCTAACCGGCCTCATGGCCCTCTTGCAATCCGTACCCACCTTCTTCCTGGGGGTGGTCCTCCTCTACGCCCTGGCGGTGCACCTGCCCCTCTTCCCCGCCAGCGGCTTCCCAGGGTTTTCCAGTCCATGGGAAGCCCTGCGCCACCTTTTCCTCCCCGCCCTCACCTTGGCCCTTTCCCGGGCGGCCATCCTCTTTCGCATGGCCCGGGGGAGCCTTCTGGAGGTGATGGGCCAGGACTACATCCGCACCGCCCGGGCCAAGGGGATTTCAGAAGGATGGGTGCTCCTCAAGCACGCCCTGAGACCCGCAAGCCTTCCCCTGATCACCGTGCTGGGCCTGGAGGGAGGGTTTTTGCTCACGGGAGCGGTGGTGGTGGAGGTGGTCTTCGCCTTGCCGGGGATGGGGAGCCTGGCCCTGACCGCCCTCGAGGCCCGCGACTACCCCCTTCTCCAGGGCCTGGTTTTGGTCATGGCGGCCCTCATCGTCCTCTTCAACCTCCTGGTGGACCTCCTCTACGGCCTCTTGGACCCACGGGTGGCGTATGCGTAG
- a CDS encoding anhydro-N-acetylmuramic acid kinase, whose protein sequence is MRVLGLMSGTSADGVDLVLAEFSGSPPEVAHRVLAHREVAYPQDLRARVLRAMRQADTREIALLHHDLGRFYLEAALPFKGKAELVALSGQTVWHEPPKATFQLGEPSHLALGLGVPVVYGFRSMDLAAGGQGAPLVAYPDLLLYGEAGKRKAVHNLGGISNLTYFQGQDPDSLLAFDTGPGICLFDEGVQTLGLSLEEAVGLAERATPDEEALAQWLRHPYFSLPPPKTTGREVWRLGNLSPLPQETGALLRSLLELTARSILLAYHRFVGRVDRVLLAGGGARNRVLVGLLSQELPVEVMGNPKVREALAFALLGYLYAQGEVNVLGRATGGRNLRAGQVVYPG, encoded by the coding sequence ATGAGGGTACTGGGCCTCATGTCGGGAACCAGCGCCGACGGGGTGGACCTGGTCCTGGCGGAGTTTTCCGGCTCCCCTCCAGAGGTGGCCCACCGGGTCCTAGCCCACCGGGAGGTGGCCTACCCCCAGGACTTACGGGCCCGGGTGCTTCGGGCCATGCGCCAGGCCGACACCCGGGAAATCGCCCTTCTCCACCACGACCTGGGCCGGTTCTACCTGGAGGCCGCCCTGCCCTTCAAGGGCAAAGCCGAGCTGGTAGCCCTGTCGGGCCAGACCGTGTGGCACGAGCCCCCGAAGGCCACCTTCCAGCTTGGGGAGCCCAGCCACCTGGCCCTGGGCCTAGGCGTGCCTGTGGTCTACGGCTTCCGAAGCATGGACCTGGCCGCAGGGGGCCAAGGGGCTCCCCTGGTGGCCTACCCAGACCTCCTCCTCTACGGGGAGGCGGGCAAGCGCAAGGCGGTGCACAACCTCGGGGGAATCTCCAACCTGACCTATTTCCAGGGGCAGGATCCGGACTCCCTGTTGGCCTTTGACACCGGCCCTGGGATCTGCCTCTTTGATGAGGGGGTCCAGACCCTGGGCCTCTCCCTGGAAGAAGCCGTGGGCCTGGCGGAAAGGGCCACCCCCGACGAGGAAGCCCTGGCCCAGTGGCTCCGGCATCCCTATTTCTCCCTTCCGCCTCCCAAGACCACGGGGCGGGAGGTCTGGCGGCTTGGGAACCTCTCTCCCCTCCCCCAGGAAACCGGGGCCCTCCTCCGCTCCCTTTTGGAGTTAACCGCCAGAAGCATCCTCCTAGCCTACCACCGGTTCGTGGGCAGGGTGGACCGGGTCCTATTGGCGGGGGGCGGGGCCAGGAACCGGGTTCTGGTGGGGCTTCTCTCCCAAGAGCTTCCCGTGGAGGTCATGGGGAACCCCAAGGTACGGGAGGCCTTGGCCTTCGCCCTCTTGGGTTATCTCTATGCCCAAGGAGAGGTCAACGTCCTGGGCCGGGCTACAGGTGGCCGTAACCTAAGGGCCGGCCAGGTGGTGTATCCAGGCTAG
- a CDS encoding GntR family transcriptional regulator, with amino-acid sequence MAHGPLYLELARRLREGILQGNFKDALPPERALSEAFGVSRDSVRKALDLLEEEGLVVRRQGSGTFVAKRATFRTRLRGFSEEMEALGMKPSTEVLGVEKGPAAPEEAMALGLSPGEEVLRLLRLRLADGEPMALERATLPAWALAEPPEGSLYRALEAKGLRPVRALQRLRAVAAREEARLLGVEPGSPLLHLERVSYLEDGRPVERVKSWYRADRYELLVELS; translated from the coding sequence ATGGCCCACGGTCCCCTGTACCTGGAACTGGCCCGGCGGCTAAGGGAGGGTATCCTTCAGGGCAACTTCAAGGACGCCCTTCCGCCGGAACGGGCCCTGTCCGAGGCCTTCGGGGTTTCCCGGGATAGCGTGCGCAAAGCCTTGGACCTTCTGGAGGAGGAGGGCTTGGTGGTGCGCCGGCAGGGGAGCGGCACCTTCGTGGCCAAAAGGGCCACCTTCCGCACCCGCCTTAGGGGTTTTAGCGAGGAGATGGAAGCCTTGGGCATGAAGCCCAGTACCGAGGTCCTGGGGGTGGAAAAAGGTCCCGCGGCCCCGGAAGAGGCCATGGCCCTGGGGCTTTCCCCGGGGGAGGAGGTGCTCCGCCTCCTCCGCCTGAGGCTTGCGGACGGGGAACCCATGGCCTTGGAGCGGGCCACCTTGCCCGCTTGGGCCCTGGCGGAACCGCCGGAGGGCTCCTTGTACCGGGCCCTCGAGGCCAAAGGGTTGAGACCCGTGCGGGCCCTCCAACGCCTGCGTGCGGTGGCCGCCCGGGAGGAAGCTAGGCTTCTTGGAGTGGAGCCGGGAAGCCCCCTGCTCCACCTGGAGCGGGTAAGCTATCTGGAGGACGGTAGGCCCGTAGAACGGGTGAAGAGCTGGTACCGGGCGGATCGGTACGAACTCCTGGTGGAGCTTTCATGA
- a CDS encoding ABC transporter substrate-binding protein: MLLIGLGLGLAQPRGGELRVAILAEPPVLDPTASTSQEIPRMLYDNVLQGLVKFNEKGEIVPALAERWQGSPSSLTWTFHLRRGVRFHNGAPFTAEDVVFKFNRARDPRSGHTHPEYYQDIQTVEARDPYTVVFRLRQPNQDFLFNLARPDSVIGPKGRVEEQRTQPIGTGPFRFVAWERGVGVRLERFEGYYEPGLPYLDRVFFRFLPDPNAQLAALRAGDIQVIGLGVSPEAALVLQRDPNFKVVTGFTTTEITVGMNNGRPPFNDLRVRRAIQHAVDKKALVEGVMLGYGTPIGSHRSPGESCYEDLSGYYPYDPAKARALLQEAGYGPNNPLRFTFTLAAPYPYERRLGEAIAGQLSQIGIQARLEVVEWATWLSRVFRGADYQMTIIGHSEPHDIGIYANPNYYFRYDSPRFRELYTRYLRTPDPKRACEIMKEMQRLLAQDAVNLWVMNAPYIAAMRKEVVGWWQNQPTPSLNVTRVYLSR; this comes from the coding sequence ATGCTATTGATCGGTCTAGGTCTGGGCTTGGCCCAGCCAAGGGGCGGGGAGCTTCGGGTGGCCATTCTGGCCGAGCCTCCCGTCTTGGACCCCACGGCCTCCACCAGCCAGGAAATTCCCCGTATGCTTTACGATAACGTCCTCCAAGGCTTGGTGAAGTTCAACGAGAAGGGGGAGATCGTCCCCGCCCTGGCGGAGCGCTGGCAGGGAAGCCCCTCCAGCCTCACCTGGACCTTCCACCTGCGCCGGGGGGTGCGCTTCCATAACGGTGCCCCCTTCACCGCCGAAGACGTGGTCTTCAAGTTCAACCGCGCCCGGGACCCCAGGTCCGGCCACACCCACCCCGAGTACTACCAGGACATCCAAACCGTGGAAGCCAGGGACCCCTACACCGTGGTCTTCCGCCTGCGCCAGCCCAACCAGGACTTCCTCTTCAACCTGGCCCGGCCGGACTCGGTGATCGGCCCCAAGGGCCGGGTGGAGGAACAGAGGACCCAGCCCATCGGCACCGGGCCCTTCCGGTTCGTGGCCTGGGAACGGGGAGTAGGGGTGCGGCTGGAACGTTTTGAGGGCTACTATGAACCTGGCCTCCCCTACCTGGACCGGGTCTTTTTCCGCTTCCTGCCCGATCCAAACGCCCAGCTCGCCGCCTTGCGGGCCGGGGACATCCAGGTAATCGGCCTGGGGGTGAGCCCGGAAGCCGCCTTGGTGCTCCAGCGAGACCCCAACTTCAAGGTGGTCACGGGATTTACCACCACGGAGATCACCGTGGGGATGAACAATGGCCGCCCACCCTTCAACGACCTCCGGGTGCGGCGGGCCATCCAGCACGCCGTGGACAAGAAGGCCTTGGTGGAGGGGGTGATGCTGGGCTATGGCACCCCCATTGGCAGCCACCGCTCTCCCGGGGAAAGTTGCTACGAGGACCTCTCCGGCTATTACCCCTACGACCCGGCAAAGGCCCGGGCCCTGTTGCAAGAGGCAGGTTATGGACCCAACAACCCCTTGCGCTTCACCTTCACCCTGGCCGCCCCCTACCCCTACGAGAGGCGGCTTGGCGAGGCCATCGCCGGCCAGCTCTCCCAGATCGGGATCCAGGCCCGGCTGGAGGTGGTGGAGTGGGCCACCTGGCTTTCTCGGGTCTTCCGGGGGGCCGACTACCAGATGACCATCATCGGCCACTCCGAGCCCCACGATATTGGCATCTACGCCAACCCGAACTACTATTTCCGCTATGATTCGCCCCGCTTCCGTGAGCTCTACACCCGGTACCTGCGCACCCCCGATCCCAAACGGGCCTGCGAGATCATGAAGGAGATGCAACGTCTCCTGGCCCAGGATGCGGTGAACCTTTGGGTGATGAACGCCCCCTACATCGCCGCCATGCGCAAGGAGGTCGTGGGCTGGTGGCAGAACCAGCCCACCCCGAGCCTCAACGTGACCCGGGTTTACCTGAGCCGCTAG
- a CDS encoding ABC transporter ATP-binding protein: protein MRLLELRQVSVSFGPYVAVEGVSLGLAPGEFVSLVGPTGCGKSTLLNVAAGLLAPSEGEVLLNGKPLRGLNPVAGYLFQQDAILPWKTALDNVALSLVFRGVPWREARERAQAWLEKVGLGRFPRHYPHQLSGGMRKRVGLAQVLIANPRLLLMDEPFSALDVQTRQLMENELLRLWQEDRKTVLFVTHDLEEAIALSDRVVVMSAGPRSRVIGEFPIPLPRPRDVAEIRLTPEFLRVHREIWELLRGEVMRAHAGA, encoded by the coding sequence ATGAGGCTTCTGGAGCTCCGCCAGGTCTCCGTTAGCTTTGGTCCCTATGTAGCCGTGGAAGGGGTGAGCCTGGGCCTTGCCCCTGGGGAGTTCGTGAGCTTAGTGGGCCCCACGGGCTGTGGCAAAAGCACCCTCCTCAACGTGGCAGCAGGACTTCTCGCTCCCAGCGAAGGGGAGGTGCTCCTGAACGGGAAACCCCTTCGGGGGCTTAACCCCGTTGCTGGTTACCTCTTCCAACAGGACGCCATCCTCCCCTGGAAGACGGCCCTAGACAATGTCGCCCTGTCCCTGGTCTTCCGGGGGGTGCCGTGGCGGGAAGCCCGGGAACGGGCCCAAGCCTGGCTGGAGAAAGTGGGCCTGGGCCGCTTTCCCCGCCACTACCCCCACCAGCTTTCCGGGGGGATGCGCAAGCGGGTGGGATTGGCCCAGGTGCTTATCGCCAATCCCAGACTCCTCCTCATGGACGAGCCCTTTTCCGCTTTGGACGTGCAGACGCGGCAGCTCATGGAAAACGAGCTCCTGAGGCTCTGGCAGGAGGACCGCAAGACGGTGCTCTTCGTCACCCACGACCTCGAGGAGGCCATCGCCCTCTCCGACCGGGTGGTGGTGATGTCCGCGGGGCCCCGCTCCCGGGTCATAGGGGAGTTTCCCATCCCCCTGCCCCGGCCCCGGGACGTGGCGGAAATCCGGCTCACACCCGAGTTTTTGCGGGTACACCGGGAGATCTGGGAGCTTTTGAGGGGGGAGGTGATGCGGGCCCATGCGGGGGCTTAG
- a CDS encoding SDR family NAD(P)-dependent oxidoreductase: protein MKDYRNLFNLEEQVALVVGAASGIGRASAEALAAFGARVVLADRDERGLEEALRAIHDQGGRAEAHVLDLMDREGARRLVEQVYQSHGRLDTLVSTPAINVRKPLLDYADEEVDRVVDLNLKGTLRLLRAGGQVMREQGGGSLIAFASIRAVVVEPGQGVYAATKAGILQIMRTLAAELGPFGVRANAVAPGPIETPLTAPIQAHPDWYQAYAEKTALRRWGKPEEVAMAVVFLASPASSYVTGTLFLVDGGWTAVDGRFTPPL, encoded by the coding sequence ATGAAGGACTACCGGAACCTCTTTAACCTCGAGGAGCAGGTGGCCTTGGTGGTGGGGGCAGCCTCCGGGATCGGACGGGCCTCGGCGGAGGCCTTGGCGGCCTTCGGGGCTAGGGTGGTGTTGGCGGACCGGGATGAGAGGGGCTTGGAGGAGGCCTTGAGGGCCATCCATGACCAAGGGGGTAGGGCGGAAGCGCACGTTCTAGACCTGATGGATAGGGAAGGGGCCAGGCGGCTGGTAGAGCAGGTGTACCAGAGCCATGGCCGGTTGGACACCCTGGTTTCCACCCCGGCCATCAACGTGCGCAAGCCCCTTTTGGACTACGCTGATGAGGAGGTGGACCGGGTGGTGGACCTCAACCTAAAGGGGACCCTAAGGCTTCTGCGGGCTGGGGGGCAGGTGATGCGGGAGCAGGGCGGAGGGAGCCTCATCGCCTTCGCTTCCATCCGCGCCGTGGTGGTGGAGCCAGGACAGGGGGTCTACGCCGCCACCAAGGCGGGGATCCTCCAGATCATGCGTACCTTGGCCGCCGAACTTGGGCCCTTTGGGGTGCGGGCCAACGCTGTGGCCCCTGGACCCATAGAAACCCCCCTTACGGCCCCCATCCAGGCGCACCCGGACTGGTACCAGGCCTATGCGGAGAAGACGGCCCTCCGGCGCTGGGGAAAGCCCGAGGAGGTGGCCATGGCCGTGGTGTTCCTGGCCTCCCCGGCCTCCAGCTACGTCACCGGGACCCTCTTCCTGGTGGACGGGGGGTGGACAGCGGTGGATGGGCGGTTCACCCCGCCCCTTTGA
- a CDS encoding serine hydrolase domain-containing protein, translated as MRARALVEEAVARGMVPGAALGVVHADGRREILHLGWAQRVPEPVALEEGFYFDLASLTKPLFTLREVLRAVEEGLLDLDDLLSQHLPEMLWLKDHPLKGVSVRALLAHAAGLPAWEALYTWGAGEGLKARVLQHPWPLGEPGYSDIGYILLGLLLERLRGKPLAAFPLPEGLSFSPPPERSVATELCPWRKRVLRGEVHDENAFALGGTGGHAGLFGTLGGVLDQLAAILQGTWLSRAALEEMQRPHGERLLGWERKRPGWQGGSLASERAFGHTGFTGVGVWIDPERGYAWALLTNAIHPTRHRPSLAPLRRAVGNALAAEVRG; from the coding sequence ATGCGGGCCAGGGCCCTCGTGGAGGAGGCCGTAGCCAGGGGTATGGTTCCTGGGGCGGCCCTCGGGGTGGTCCATGCCGATGGCCGAAGGGAGATCCTTCACCTGGGGTGGGCCCAAAGGGTACCCGAACCGGTGGCCCTGGAAGAGGGCTTCTACTTTGACCTGGCCAGCCTCACCAAACCGCTTTTCACCTTGCGGGAGGTGCTGCGCGCGGTGGAGGAGGGGCTTTTGGATCTGGATGACCTCCTTTCCCAGCATCTTCCCGAGATGCTTTGGCTCAAAGACCACCCCCTCAAGGGGGTGAGCGTGCGGGCGCTTTTGGCCCATGCGGCGGGCCTCCCGGCCTGGGAGGCCTTGTACACCTGGGGGGCAGGGGAGGGTTTAAAGGCCCGGGTGCTCCAGCATCCTTGGCCCCTGGGGGAACCGGGGTACTCGGACATCGGGTATATCCTCCTAGGTCTTCTCCTGGAACGTTTGCGGGGTAAGCCCCTTGCGGCTTTTCCCTTACCCGAGGGTCTTAGCTTCTCCCCGCCTCCCGAGCGGAGCGTGGCCACGGAGCTTTGCCCTTGGAGGAAGCGGGTGCTCCGGGGGGAGGTGCATGATGAAAACGCCTTTGCCCTTGGGGGTACGGGGGGCCACGCGGGGCTTTTCGGCACCCTGGGGGGCGTTCTGGACCAGCTCGCGGCCATCCTCCAGGGCACCTGGCTTTCCCGGGCCGCCTTGGAGGAGATGCAAAGGCCCCACGGGGAGCGGCTTCTGGGCTGGGAGAGGAAACGGCCTGGTTGGCAGGGGGGAAGCCTGGCGTCGGAAAGGGCCTTTGGCCACACGGGCTTCACCGGGGTGGGGGTGTGGATAGACCCTGAGCGGGGGTATGCCTGGGCCCTCCTCACCAACGCCATCCACCCCACCCGCCACCGCCCTTCCCTCGCCCCCTTGCGCCGGGCGGTGGGGAATGCCTTGGCGGCGGAGGTGAGGGGATGA
- a CDS encoding M20 family metallopeptidase yields the protein MEKALLAAEAVEEREVVELLRNLVRIPSHYPGPGEAKVVDFLDSFLKERGFHPFRQEVAPGRPNLVADLGEGEGGLILEGHTDVVTPGEEGAWRYPPYAGMVEGGRLYGRGACDMKGGLAALVGALLAVKRALGHLKRPLRLAALADEEGMMLGVKAFIREGLARGFRGALVAEPEEMEICLFQKGALRLRSLFPGKMAHGAMPYAGENPIPKAARFILELEALQIELQETFSHPFLGPPYLTPTQVLASAGEGQLNVIPAQAEVALDVRTVPGLDHGELVARLQALAGTQAGVLEVLEDRPPVETPREDPLVQAAEEALRLLGLPVRHGGVPGATDGTFLRAWAGLPVVVMGPGSKTLPHQVDEWVDLEEVVQAARVYAALAVLYLEWPPSGPHSVAVG from the coding sequence ATGGAAAAGGCCCTCCTGGCAGCCGAAGCGGTGGAGGAAAGGGAGGTGGTGGAGCTCCTCCGCAACCTGGTGCGGATTCCCAGCCACTACCCGGGGCCGGGGGAGGCAAAGGTAGTGGATTTCTTGGATAGCTTTTTGAAAGAAAGGGGTTTCCACCCCTTCCGGCAAGAGGTAGCCCCGGGCCGGCCCAACCTGGTAGCGGACCTGGGGGAAGGGGAAGGAGGGCTGATCCTGGAGGGCCATACGGATGTGGTGACCCCCGGGGAGGAAGGAGCTTGGCGCTACCCTCCCTACGCCGGGATGGTGGAGGGAGGACGGCTTTACGGCCGAGGGGCCTGCGACATGAAAGGGGGCTTAGCCGCCTTGGTGGGGGCCCTATTGGCGGTGAAGCGGGCCTTAGGCCATCTAAAACGCCCCCTGCGCCTAGCCGCCCTGGCCGACGAGGAGGGGATGATGCTGGGGGTAAAGGCCTTTATAAGGGAAGGCCTCGCCCGTGGCTTCCGGGGGGCCTTGGTGGCCGAGCCTGAGGAGATGGAGATCTGCCTTTTTCAGAAGGGCGCCTTGCGCCTGAGGTCCCTCTTCCCTGGTAAGATGGCCCACGGGGCCATGCCCTACGCGGGGGAGAACCCTATTCCCAAGGCTGCCCGATTCATCTTGGAGCTAGAAGCCTTACAAATAGAACTTCAGGAAACCTTTTCCCATCCTTTCCTCGGTCCTCCCTACCTCACCCCCACCCAGGTGCTGGCCAGCGCCGGGGAAGGCCAGTTGAACGTGATCCCTGCCCAGGCCGAGGTGGCCTTGGACGTGCGCACCGTACCCGGGTTGGACCACGGGGAGCTGGTGGCGAGACTCCAGGCCCTGGCCGGGACCCAGGCCGGGGTATTGGAAGTATTGGAGGACCGCCCTCCCGTGGAAACCCCAAGGGAAGATCCCCTGGTGCAGGCAGCGGAGGAGGCCTTGAGGCTTCTTGGCCTCCCCGTGCGCCATGGCGGGGTACCGGGAGCCACGGACGGAACCTTCCTTAGGGCTTGGGCCGGCCTTCCGGTGGTGGTCATGGGCCCCGGAAGCAAGACCCTACCGCACCAGGTGGACGAGTGGGTGGACCTGGAGGAAGTGGTCCAAGCCGCCCGCGTCTACGCCGCCCTGGCAGTGCTTTATCTGGAATGGCCTCCATCAGGACCACACTCCGTGGCCGTAGGATAA
- a CDS encoding ABC transporter permease → MRSPSLFIGSLLVGLFLLMALASYLYPVDPNAPDFLHRLAPPSPSHPLGTDPLGRDLLARLLHGARSALLVGSIAVSVGFALGVVSGLLAGYLGRYWDGILSLLMEALYALPGLLLALLFAALMGPGTVSSMLAVGLSMVPAFFRVARAGAMSLKTTPFVEAALALGAGPGRVVFRHLLPNLLGPLLVQASLAFAAALLAEAALSYLGLGVQPPNPSLGRMLREAQSFLPLSPYPALVPGVALSLAVLGFNLLGDGLRDRLDPRR, encoded by the coding sequence ATGCGTAGCCCAAGCCTCTTTATAGGCAGCCTCCTGGTGGGCCTCTTCCTCCTCATGGCCCTGGCCTCCTACCTCTACCCCGTGGACCCCAACGCCCCCGACTTCCTCCACCGCCTTGCTCCCCCCTCCCCCAGCCATCCCCTGGGCACCGACCCCCTGGGCCGGGACCTTCTGGCCCGGCTTCTTCACGGAGCCAGGAGTGCCCTTCTGGTGGGGAGCATCGCCGTGTCCGTGGGCTTCGCTCTAGGGGTGGTCTCGGGCCTTCTTGCGGGGTACCTAGGCCGTTACTGGGACGGCATCTTAAGCCTTCTCATGGAGGCCCTCTACGCCCTCCCCGGCTTGCTCCTCGCCCTCCTCTTCGCCGCCCTCATGGGGCCTGGCACGGTTAGCAGCATGCTGGCGGTGGGGCTTTCCATGGTGCCTGCCTTCTTCCGGGTGGCCCGGGCGGGAGCCATGAGCTTAAAAACCACCCCCTTCGTAGAGGCCGCCTTGGCCTTGGGAGCCGGCCCAGGGCGGGTGGTCTTCCGCCATCTCCTTCCCAACCTCCTAGGACCCCTCCTGGTCCAGGCCAGCCTGGCCTTCGCCGCTGCCTTGTTGGCCGAGGCCGCCCTTTCCTACCTGGGCCTAGGCGTCCAACCCCCTAACCCTAGCCTGGGCCGCATGCTAAGGGAGGCCCAGAGCTTCCTCCCCCTTTCCCCATACCCCGCCCTGGTCCCAGGAGTGGCCCTATCCTTGGCCGTCTTGGGCTTTAACCTCCTCGGGGATGGGCTTCGTGACCGCCTTGACCCCCGGCGCTAG